A genomic stretch from Streptomyces venezuelae ATCC 10712 includes:
- a CDS encoding helix-turn-helix domain-containing protein — protein sequence MSIGNSPEDDRISPADDRDSIGRALQQTRIAAGLTVEEVSASTRVRIPIVHAIEEDDFSRCGGDVYARGHIRTLARAVGLDPAPLIEQYDAEHGGRPAPTPAAPLFEAERIRPEPRRPNWTAAMVAAIVAVVGFVGFTMFDGNDAPKGSTVADGPAPAPEKASSAAKPKPVKPAPKPSESAIAAVPQDKVTVKMTATDGKSWISAKAADGKLLFDGLLLNGESKTFQDDERIDLVLGNAGAIELYVNGKKVADKFESGQVERLTYTKGDPEAG from the coding sequence GTGTCCATCGGCAACTCCCCCGAAGACGACCGGATCTCCCCGGCAGACGACCGGGACTCGATCGGTCGCGCTCTCCAGCAGACCCGCATCGCCGCCGGTCTCACCGTCGAAGAGGTCAGTGCCTCCACCCGTGTCCGGATCCCGATCGTGCACGCGATCGAGGAGGACGACTTCTCGCGCTGCGGCGGAGACGTCTACGCCCGCGGGCACATCCGCACCCTCGCGCGCGCCGTCGGCCTCGATCCGGCCCCGTTGATCGAGCAGTACGACGCCGAGCACGGTGGCCGTCCCGCGCCCACCCCCGCCGCCCCGCTGTTCGAGGCGGAACGCATCCGCCCCGAGCCGCGCCGGCCCAACTGGACCGCCGCGATGGTCGCGGCCATCGTCGCCGTCGTCGGTTTCGTCGGCTTCACGATGTTCGACGGCAACGACGCCCCCAAGGGCAGCACCGTCGCCGACGGCCCGGCGCCGGCGCCCGAGAAGGCGTCCTCGGCCGCCAAGCCCAAGCCCGTCAAGCCCGCGCCCAAGCCCTCCGAGAGCGCGATCGCCGCCGTCCCGCAGGACAAGGTGACCGTGAAGATGACCGCCACCGACGGCAAGAGCTGGATCTCGGCCAAGGCCGCCGACGGCAAGCTGCTCTTCGACGGGCTGCTCCTCAACGGCGAGTCCAAGACCTTCCAGGACGACGAGCGCATCGACCTGGTCCTCGGCAACGCCGGCGCGATCGAGCTCTACGTGAACGGCAAGAAGGTCGCCGACAAGTTCGAGTCCGGCCAGGTCGAGCGGCTCACCTACACCAAGGGCGACCCCGAGG